One window of the Devosia sp. 2618 genome contains the following:
- the ilvD gene encoding dihydroxy-acid dehydratase — protein MPAYRSRTTTHGRNMAGARGLWRATGMKDGDFGKPIIAVVNSFTQFVPGHVHLKDLGQLVAREIEAAGGVAKEFNTIAVDDGIAMGHDGMLYSLPSRDLIADSVEYMVNAHCADAMVCISNCDKITPGMLNAAMRINIPVIFVSGGPMEAGKAMVKGKLQALDLVDAMVMAADDSYTDEEVQAVEEAACPTCGSCSGMFTANSMNCLTEALGLSLPGNGSTLATHSDRKRLFQEAGHLIVDITKRWYEQDDASVLPRSIATKAAFENAMALDISMGGSTNTVLHILAAAYEGGVDFTMDDIDKLSLKVPVLSKVAPAKSDVHMEDVHRAGGIFAILGQLDRAGLINRSEPTVHAATMGDAIDKWDISRTNSEAVRNFYLAAPGGVRTTQAFSQSNRWTELDLDRQNGVIRSAESPFSKDGGLAVLKGNIAIDGCIVKTAGVDESILKFTGKARVFESQDDTVKAILANQIKEGDVLVIRYEGPRGGPGMQEMLYPTSYLKSKGLGKACALLTDGRFSGGTSGLSIGHVSPEAAEGGTIGLVREGDTIEIDIPNRTITLLVTDDELVQRRHDQDALGWKPAHPRKRNVTTSLKAYAAFATSAARGAVRDTQAIDKLWN, from the coding sequence ATGCCTGCATATCGTTCACGTACCACCACCCACGGTCGCAACATGGCCGGCGCGCGCGGTTTGTGGCGCGCAACGGGCATGAAGGACGGCGATTTCGGCAAGCCGATTATTGCAGTCGTCAACTCGTTCACCCAGTTCGTGCCCGGCCACGTTCACCTCAAGGACCTTGGCCAGCTCGTGGCCCGCGAGATCGAAGCGGCTGGCGGCGTCGCCAAGGAATTCAACACCATCGCGGTCGATGACGGCATCGCCATGGGCCATGACGGCATGCTCTATTCGCTGCCCAGCCGCGACCTGATCGCCGACTCGGTGGAATACATGGTCAACGCGCATTGCGCCGACGCCATGGTCTGCATTTCCAATTGCGACAAGATCACCCCCGGCATGCTGAACGCTGCCATGCGCATCAACATTCCGGTGATCTTCGTCTCCGGCGGTCCGATGGAAGCCGGCAAGGCCATGGTCAAGGGCAAGCTGCAGGCGCTCGACCTGGTCGACGCCATGGTGATGGCCGCCGACGACAGCTATACCGACGAAGAAGTGCAGGCCGTCGAAGAAGCCGCCTGCCCCACCTGTGGCTCGTGCTCGGGCATGTTCACCGCCAATTCGATGAATTGCCTCACCGAAGCGCTTGGCCTCAGCCTGCCCGGCAATGGCTCGACGCTGGCGACACACTCCGATCGCAAGCGCCTGTTCCAGGAAGCCGGTCATCTGATCGTCGACATCACCAAGCGCTGGTACGAGCAGGACGACGCGTCCGTGCTGCCACGCTCGATCGCCACTAAGGCCGCGTTTGAAAACGCCATGGCGCTCGATATTTCGATGGGCGGCTCGACCAATACCGTGCTGCATATTCTGGCCGCAGCCTATGAAGGCGGTGTGGACTTCACCATGGACGACATCGACAAACTGAGCCTCAAGGTTCCCGTGCTGTCCAAAGTCGCGCCGGCCAAGAGCGACGTACATATGGAAGACGTGCACCGCGCCGGTGGCATTTTCGCCATTCTCGGTCAGCTTGATCGCGCCGGTCTCATAAACCGCAGCGAACCTACAGTTCACGCCGCCACCATGGGCGATGCCATCGACAAGTGGGACATTTCCCGCACCAATTCCGAAGCCGTGCGGAATTTCTATCTCGCCGCCCCCGGTGGCGTGCGCACAACGCAGGCCTTCTCGCAGTCAAATCGCTGGACCGAACTCGATCTCGACCGCCAGAACGGCGTCATCCGCTCTGCTGAATCCCCATTCTCCAAGGATGGCGGCCTCGCCGTGCTCAAGGGCAATATCGCCATCGACGGCTGCATCGTCAAAACCGCAGGCGTCGATGAATCGATCCTCAAGTTCACCGGCAAGGCCCGCGTGTTCGAGAGCCAGGACGATACCGTCAAGGCGATCCTGGCCAACCAGATCAAGGAAGGCGACGTGCTCGTCATCCGCTATGAAGGCCCACGCGGCGGCCCCGGCATGCAGGAAATGCTCTACCCAACGAGCTACCTGAAATCCAAGGGCCTCGGCAAAGCCTGCGCGCTGCTGACCGACGGTCGGTTCTCCGGCGGCACCTCGGGCCTCTCCATCGGCCACGTTTCGCCGGAAGCGGCCGAAGGCGGTACCATTGGGCTGGTGCGTGAAGGCGACACCATCGAGATCGACATCCCCAACCGCACGATCACCCTTCTGGTGACCGATGACGAACTCGTCCAGCGCCGCCACGATCAGGACGCGCTCGGCTGGAAGCCCGCGCATCCGCGCAAGCGCAACGTGACCACGTCGCTCAAGGCCTATGCGGCGTTTGCGACCTCGGCCGCCCGCGGCGCCGTGCGCGATACGCAGGCCATCGACAAGCTCTGGAACTGA
- a CDS encoding glycosyltransferase family 25 protein → MRIYYINMASRPDRRLAMEEQLQTLGLTAERVEAVTPQTINPALIAKYCDQTASHWQTPPELSCSLSHRLTLQRFLETADEHALILEDDALLSTSLPAFLAELKQSAPPIDLLRIETDMRPMRLDPKPEQASGGLNFHRYYGPMSGSAGYIVNRKAAKRLIEGEEVLLDLTDRAMFMPFTRLARDLIIRQSYPALVVQYDNTVSTEVRHSSDLESVRADRQRTEMALLLPRWRHNLRQAFDREVVLAARKAWHQHIHGAKKQIVPFQAN, encoded by the coding sequence TTGCGCATTTACTACATCAATATGGCCAGCCGCCCTGACCGGCGCCTGGCCATGGAAGAGCAGTTGCAAACGCTCGGCCTCACCGCCGAACGCGTCGAAGCTGTGACACCTCAAACCATCAACCCCGCCCTGATCGCGAAATATTGCGACCAGACGGCGTCCCATTGGCAAACACCGCCTGAACTATCCTGCAGCCTCAGCCACCGCCTGACGCTGCAGAGGTTTTTGGAAACGGCGGACGAACACGCGCTGATTCTGGAAGACGACGCCCTGCTGTCGACCAGCCTGCCAGCGTTTCTTGCCGAGCTGAAGCAAAGCGCGCCGCCGATCGATCTGCTGCGCATCGAAACCGACATGCGCCCGATGCGGCTGGACCCAAAGCCAGAGCAAGCCAGCGGCGGGCTCAACTTCCACCGCTATTACGGCCCGATGAGCGGATCTGCCGGCTATATCGTCAATCGCAAGGCCGCCAAGCGTCTGATCGAGGGCGAGGAAGTGCTGCTCGACCTGACCGACCGCGCCATGTTCATGCCGTTCACCCGGCTAGCCAGGGACCTGATCATTCGCCAGTCCTATCCGGCGCTCGTCGTGCAATACGACAATACGGTGAGCACCGAAGTGCGGCACAGCAGCGATCTGGAATCGGTGCGCGCCGACCGCCAGCGCACCGAAATGGCACTCCTGTTGCCGCGCTGGCGGCACAATCTGCGGCAGGCGTTTGACCGCGAAGTCGTGCTCGCAGCGCGCAAGGCCTGGCACCAGCACATTCACGGGGCAAAAAAGCAGATAGTGCCATTTCAAGCGAACTAG